In the Nicotiana tabacum cultivar K326 chromosome 16, ASM71507v2, whole genome shotgun sequence genome, one interval contains:
- the LOC142170653 gene encoding uncharacterized protein LOC142170653: protein MQKFTSEEPPVPAADMPDNEKFMVVEAWKQADFLCKGYILSALEDDLYNVYSAINTSKELWDALEKKYKTEDACLKKFVVAKFLDYKMIDSKTVGTQVQELQLIFHDLIAEGMVVNEAFQVAAMIEKLPPSWRDFKNYLKHKRKEMKLEDLVIRLKIEEDNKTAEKKSHGNSMIMGANIVEETAPKSKKRKRPSGKTKEQNKKKFKGNCYNCGKVGHKSPDCRLPKRIIRRDNPT, encoded by the coding sequence atgcagaaattcactagtgaagagcCTCCAGTTCCTGCTGCGGACATGCCGGATAATGAAAAGTTCATGgttgttgaggcgtggaagcaggcagattttctttgcaaaggttACATCTTAAgtgctttagaggatgacttgtacaatgtgtataGTGCAAtaaatacttcgaaagaattatgggacgcacttgagaagaagtacaagacagaagatgcatgcttgaagaagttcgtggttgctaagtttctagactataaaatgatagatagcaaaaCCGTgggaacccaagttcaggagcttcaacttatttttcacgaccttattgctgaaggtatggtcgtgaatgaagcatttcaagtagctgctatgattgaaaaattgcctccttcgtggagggatttcaagaactatctgaAGCAcaaacgcaaagaaatgaagttggaagatcttgtgatacgTCTAAAGAtcgaggaagacaacaaaacagccgagaagaagtctcaTGGAAATTCAATGattatgggagctaatatcgttgaggagactgctccaaaaagtaagaagaggaagaggccTTCTGGAAaaactaaggagcagaacaaaaagaagtTTAAGGGCaactgctacaattgtggaaaagtTGGTCACAAAagccctgattgtcgtctcccgaaaagGATAATAAGAAGGGACAatccaacatag